atttgatcaacagtatcatttatttccataagatctgctgggtttttttttttttttaatttagtctttcaaattcttctttatgctcctctagagtcttcttgatgtcctccATGTTTTTAGACAACTCATTGaatttgttttggagatttggatgtacttctttgattaattgctccaagttctttgtctcctctggctttttaaattgattgtttagcttgtccatatcttcttgtttctgctgtgctttatgattttctgttggctttggggtaTTTGCTTACCTTGATGatattattttgggaagtgcTCTGTTAGTTGaacatttatgtatgtatattatatattggcagagccacagcttgctagagtgcactttccctgtcttaccagcagatggcattctttATCCACCTCTCACCCTGAAGCCAGCTTTCCTCCAACTTTGCCTGTTTGCTGTTCAGGGTCCAAACTGATGGGACTCCAATCAGTGCAGCAGTTCTCCATGTGCTCTGGGGGCTGCCTGCTCTGAGGATGTGGTGAGGGTCCTCTCCAGTTAGGCAGGAAGTCTGCTGAAGGACACCCTCCAGCTGAAatgtgccctgctccctgcctgccatgtgcctaTGAGCCTCTAGCATGTGGGAGGGACTGCTGGTGCTTGGCGCCCTTGCCTATCCATGCGTCAATGCCATCAACACTGTTCTGCTGCCCCCTGAATTCCTTTGTGGGAGCTCTTTACcatgtggctgtggaggattatctccccagctaattactgagatgggtgcatggttgcacaggagtggagagctgctcacTCCCCTGCTTAATGGCTGTCTCACTGCTGCCAGACCCTGGCAGCAGTCCTGGCTGAATAAACTCACCTGGTCCTTTGAGACACAGTTTCTCCACTTTTTCCTCCAGTTCCCCACCATGTATTGCAAAGTCCTTCTCTGACTGCTGGCACCATGAAACTGCTGTCTTGGGCATCCTCTGgcccttctctagtttctttcctGTAGGGGAAGTTTGCTCCACCTCACCtgttccaccatcttcccagaagtctaaAAGTTTTATGTCTTGCTAggctgtcccttttctgttcctttgggTAGAAAGAGAAGGCTTTCATTGGGGCTTGTTTTTTTCTGTGCCCATTGACATTTCTGGATTGCTAGCTTTTTCAGTTCTAAGATTTTGGGATACATGAGACAAAAAGAAAGCCTGGAAATTCACCACCATGCCATTTTTGGGTCCTGAGGCCCCTAGCTAGTCTGCCTATATGCACCTTCCAGAGTGTTctgtgtttgttttatatttaatatcaagggtttttagttgtacttagtggaaaaaataaggaacaatatatctactccatcttcccagaagcagaagtctCCTTTGGTACTAAAATTCTAATacacaaactttaaaaattacttttatttaccTCTTCCAATACAGAGGAAACCTGGAGCTGCTGCCCAAAGAATTGGTCTTCACATAACTCCAACTGCTACTTTATTTCTACTACATCAGCAACTTGGGATAAGAGTGAGAAGATCTGCTCTGAGGAAGGGGCTCATCTGCTGGTGATCAATACAAAGGAAGAGCAGGTGCTTTCTAACAGACAGTGGAGTCTAGAGCTCTGACTTGGTTCTGTACATCTCTCTTGGCTGAGGCAGAGATTCGTATTGTTCTGGGATGTTGGTGCTATGGCACAAACAGTACAATAAGTAAAACTATAGTACAGTATTGTATAATAAATAGAAGTTGCTCCCTAAGCCTTTACATTCCATGCCCTCTTCCTGCTTCAATAAAACTGACCTCCCTCAAAAGCACTTgagacatttaaaatatacatatgggGGGTTGAGTGGAAGGATAAAAAGATTCCAGTCTGAAATATTGGTTTGTCATTTCAATATGTAAATGTTTTGTGAATTATTAACTACTTAACAGAGAAGGGGTGTTAAGTGTAATAGAGAAATAAAACTGAATCAATCATGAAGAGTCACTATAAATAATGAGCAATATAGTTAAAGCGTCTctgaaattaagaaagaaaataattaaatctgTAGAAATGATCTTATGTACAACTTTGAAGAATACCATCTTCTAgtgaagaaaaaagggaaagtgaGTTGAGATGAGAATTCATCATGATCATGGATAGACAGCACTCCTGTAAGTAATGAACATCATGCTAGTAGGTGTTGTCTTTGATCCTGCCCTGCTCAGCCAGAGACCTGTGCTCCTGGGCATGGGCCCATGTGGCTGCTCCTGGctgtctcctttccttctcttctctgtgaGGCTACATGGAGCTCAGTACAAGCAGAATACTGTCATGGGTGTGATTCATTTCTTGTCTTCCATCAGGACTTCATCATCCAGAAGCTGAATAAAAATTCTGCTTACTATGTGGGACTGTCACACCCAGAGGGGAAGGACCAATGGCAATGGGTTGATCAGACACCATACAATGAAAGTGTCGTGTGAGTATAGAAATAGATAAAAGGATTCCTGGGCCATGGATCATGGAAGGGTTTTAGGGTGTTTACACTGTCGgctcttaaaataaaatagcttactctttttttaattcttgggCACTAGGTTAAATgattttattatctcatttaatcatcacaagaATCCTATGAGGCACATATTATTTTTCTCCCTatggagatgaggaaactgagattggGAGGTTAGAGGTTAGATAAGTCAGCTAAGGTCACCAGCAGTGGCAACAGTGCTTCCCAAGTCCAGGTCTATTTGACACCAAAGGCTGTGCTTTTAACCACTACATTTCTGTCTctaaatataacaaaattcatGTCAATTAATATCATAACCAATTATTAAGATTTAATACTTCTCATAAAGCAAAATGCTAAATTCTGATAGTcttatgttatctcatttatgtagttctttaaAAACTCTGAAGTACTTTAGTATGCTTTAGTACATTACCACTTTTGATCCTTATATCAGCCTTGTGAAATATATAGGAATATTTCTATAGCCTCCATTTTTTAGATAGGAAAACTGAGAATCAGGGATATTAAATTACTTCTCCAAGATATCAGGGAGTAAGTAGCTGATCCAGAGATTTAAATTAGTTCTCCAAAAGGAGTgcataaaaaaggaacaaactgtaTTTATACTTGGGACTTGGGGGAAATCTTTTGATCATTTAAGGAAGCCCTATGGGATTGGCTGTCCCACAGGAACAGGACATAGGATGGACAAATACAGTAGAGCCTCTGGGGTATCTGATAGGAAGATGTTTAATGCATCCTGAGTTGCTTAAGATGACAGAATAATGGGTGATGTGGTATGGTTTTCAAGAGACATGCTAGAAACACAAATGGAGGAGGAGCTGCCCAAACATGAGGTTTTTTATAAAAGGTGGCTGCAAGGAACAGTGAGGAAGGAATGATTTGGGCATATCTGACATTGGCTTCTACACTGTTCAACCCCAGTCCCCTCACAGTCTCTTAACACTGAAGAAACAAATacccttattcttttttttgtttttgttttttcgcTTTCAGATTCTGGCATCAAGGTGAGCCCAGTAATCTTGCTGAGCGTTGTGTTTTACTACTTTTTCGTTTTACATCAAGAAAATGGGGCTGGAATGATGTCTTTTGTAATGACCCTCAACATTTAATTTGCAAGATGAAGAAGATCTACTTATGAGTGGAACTTTCTCCATGGACATATCATTGGTTTGGCATCCACCATTAAAGGAATAGCttatttgctctttttatttatatgtaaatctTGTATAAGGGATATCTGTAGAATTTTTCAGTAGGCTGTCACCTATTTTACTTTTGATAGAATAGttcacattcatttattcatttataaaataaatatttattgaacatcttccATGTGCCAGAGACTGTATTAGAGAGTCTTTTTACAGATACATGGAGAGGACATGAGCCCCCTCTTCTAATTTCTGTCTTAGGGCTAAGGAGTTTGGTACAGATCTAATTATTTGGTGTGGTCCCTCccccatctgttttttttttgtttttttttttaatgggttggTCAAAACCAAAATAATCCCAACTattactttccatttctttcagacatatttatttattttaactaaaaggcataaaaattatgaagcattAGGATGCAGTACATATCAGTGTTTCAGTTTTGGTCCAGTAGTTGTTTTGAACTTGCTAACATTCTCTGTTCATTATTGGACTGGTGTCTAACATCAGACTATATACAAAGGAGAATTAGAGATTGAAAATTCTAGATTTGAGTTTAGAGAATTAGAATCAGAGATCATTGCGGTGAGAAGACGTATAGAGTTATATCCTTCAGttattctcttaattttttctttggttaGGTTTATAGTTTCTGTGTATGGATTACCACTCAAAATGGCCcctgatttgtttttatttacttttttactaGAGTTCTTACAGGTAAGTTTCTTTCTACTACAATATAAATTATGTTATATCAACAATAAAACTCACAATTCATTGCCTTGATATGGTAATTATGATTGATTTTGATGAAGCTGGTTCCATCCATAGATATACTTGTATAGGTTTTCCCAATGTGACTTCCTAAGATTATACCCTGATCGTCTGGATGTAACTGAGCCATTTCTTTTGTCACTTATTGCCTGACTGTATCTTAAGAAGAGTTATTTTTATAGAGGTCTGATCTTACTCATTGTGTGTAGCATTTACTAGTTTAACTCCCAGAGAGCAACTCACACAACAAAACTGAGGGATTTCACTTTATTTACAGTGAacttttccccctattatttcaATAATATTGGGACAGAGGTGAAGGAAGGGTAAAAATGAAACGCTTTAGTAAATGCCTTTGATGGCAGAACATACGTGTCCTTGAATTGGAGAGAAATGGATAGTGTTATATTAGTCAGTCCTGTAGAtcctctcttccctctgccttgCATTTTATGAATGTGGTTCAGACCTTCTTTTCTTTAGCTTCTCCTAAGGCACCGTTGAATCAAGGTTATGTGTAACAGAATTTATGTAAGATTAGTATTTAAAGAGTGATATTAAAGTGAAGAACAATCCAGCTGAGCCCAATCAATGGACaaaattgtgagaaataataaaatggttgttgtttgaaaccactaaattttggggtgaATTATTAGTCAGCAATATGTAACTGAAACAACTTTTGAATTATATTGCAATTTTGAACCAAGATTCtgcaaaataatgaaacataTTCAGTCAGACTGCTGTGTCTAAAATGCCATTTTAAGTGATAGTAAattaactaaaatttttaaattagcaaataaatttaattagcaaaataaatattttgattggcaaataagatataaaattaatcagtgtttattttatatcatttaatttctAATCTTATAGAATGGGCATATTATATTAGATCATATGTATGTAATTCTTAAATAAATGTTCACAATTAGGTATACATAGGAtaaatcctttttttctgttaagGATGTGCAACCAAAAAATGTTTTGAGATCACTATTGTAGAAAATAGGTCTTGAAATGCTTGATTAAAGTTTAGATGTTCCCTTTAAAGTTCAAGAAAAGACTATATACACAACTATTTGAAAAAGTATGTTCAGGTGTTGAATATGTTAGAATTTTGggttttatattcattttcatagttgctattaaaaacaaataaacacatcAACAAATAAACCTTTGAACACTTCAAGCTCTTTTGGCCAGTCTACTAAaatggaaaagaggcagaaactcTGTGGAATGTCCAGTACTGAGGGAAATATTTTTGCCAGTTGGGATTAAAATGACCAACCCTGGTGATCTCTCTGAAGGTGTGAATCTACTGACACCTGACAGGACTTTGGGActcttaattttgttaattttatttagatgGTCCTAATATTGAAACATGGGTTAATAATTCTGTCTTTGCCAATATGGAAACCATCAGTAGTGTGCACCTTCTCAAAGATGAAATAATGACTcaagaacagaagaaataatgTGACATGATTTCAGCTACATTCAACCAAATCTTCAGTTAAAAGATTTGATGAAATTAATCACTTTTTCTCCACACAATGAAATGCTCTGCAGCAGTTAAACTTGTTGGAATTTTATAACAAAGATCCAATGTTTTGGACCGTGGTGTATATTGTTGGTCTATTTGTCCCTTCTTCCCTACAAAGAAGACGTCATTGTTATTGAGAGAGTCACCTTCCTTCATGCAGCCCAGGTGGCTTGGGATGTCAGCGTCACATTCAGCAATGTGGGTGGATACTGATTAATCCAAAGCAATCAAAACAGTACCCCAGTGGTTGGTTTAAGAACAGGCATGAGTTGCAAGTCCTGCCAGTGAATTGCCTCTCCATTCCCATTCTCAGAGGGATCAGATTGCAAATCTCCCTCTCCcaaggaaaatgaacagaaaaatatgaagtcCTGCTGGCTACTGATAGTCATTCTAGGACCATAAAGAGAACCAATTTTACGATGACATGAACACCGTGGATAGCAGAGTAGAACCCTGGAAAGAATCTGGTTCCTTAAGTGTATGGTCAAGCCACTGGATCAGCTGTCTCTGAAGCCCAcactacatttttaattttaagaactaATAAATTTTCTACTTATTCAAGTCTGGTTGAATCCTGTCTGATAGAAGaaagtatattattttaaatgaataaatttcattgagatataatttatatatagtaaaatgcacacattttcagattacagttcaacaattttgacaaatttataCCACCCTGTAACAACCATATCAATCAatataaagaacattttcatcatgatAAGACATTCCCTTGTGCCCCTAACCTAGGAAAGCGGTAATCTGATTCCTGTCAACATTGATTTGTTTTGCCACCTCAAAAATATCACATGTATTTTCTGAACATGTCTGTGAGATTCATCtttgtttttgtgcttttttttaaattcagttttattaagatatattcacataacatacattcatccaaaatatacagtcagttgttcacagtaccgtcatatagttgtgcattcatcaccacaatcaatttttgaacattttccttacttctcccaaaataaaaataataataaaaataaaagtaaaaaggaacacctaaagcattccctctctcccatcccaccctatttttcttttaatttttgttcccgtTTTTCTCCTCATCTATCCTTATACTAGATTAAGGGGGTGTGGGctgaaaagttttcataatcaccacagtcacactgtgtaagctacatagttatacaatcatcttcaagaatcaaggctactgggttacagttagacagtttcaggtatttccttctagctatgccaatacactaaaaactaaaaagggatatctatacagcacagaagaataccctccagagtgacctcttgactccatctctcagccactgaaacttaattttgtttcatttctctgcaCATTTGCTCAAGAAGAgtttctcaattccacgatgctgggtccaggcccatccccaggaggcatgtcctgtgttgccagagagatttacacccctgggagtcatgtcccatgtatgggggagggcagtaagcTTACCTGCtgagtggcttagagagaggccacatctgagcaataaagaggttctctgggggtgatgctTACACACAAttttaagtaagcttagcctctcttttgtagtaacaagcttcataagggcaagccccaagatcagaGGCTCAGTCTtgtaaattggtagtcctcaatatttgtgagaatatcagtaatatcccaggtggggaagtccatttctgcatttttccccagttcctcaggggaaaattttttttctctgcccaaattactttgggatgtattgggattttacactaatctgtacaaagctcccagatctcacttcctattctaagttccatgtaattatggtgtttgaataaactgtacaaattaaattatttagtgtgctacagaaaatatagaacaagcactaaataaacatctcttcccttggtctcacacagattgaagttttaaaacagtcagtcttgtcctttaccctttgacctgatttgtcttagtcctaaccagatccacttcattcatctctctaattgaagtctgaactctttttttttttagctttttaacagttgttgtatgtgctattactgacattcatagctgccgagctccagctctgagtttcaggtgtcacacagatacccaaagttccagagactgaccaggttatacacaaagggctcagcatctcagaatttggagataaccattacaacttaggaatagatgtgactgctgtaagagcttacaatctagggaccattacaataagcattcccctgataacctgtgctctaagattcagttctcagagttacACATTATAggtagtccatattaatgagatgtcataatgtttgtcttttcatttctggcatacttcactgcaaatgctgtccacaggatccattcacctggttgagtgtctcacagcttcactccttgcagttgctcagtatttcactgtatgcatacacccagttcactattctgttcatcagtcaatggacccttaggccacctctaacccttgcaaatcttgaatactgctgccataaacaccagtgcgcAAATGCcctttcatgtccctgctctcagatcttccaagtatatatcccataatgaggttgcaggaccttatgtcacccacatacttagcttcttgtggaaccaccacactgtcctccaaataggctacatcattctacttccctaccaacagtgaataggtacatccctctctccacattttctccagcacttgtatccctctgtttattttttccctgcaattttatagacatattcacataccatgtaatcacCACAGTTTGCAGTCAACTGTCCAaaagtttcatcatatagttgtgcattcatcagtcagcacttgaacatattcatttctccaaaaaaattaaagaataatgaaaaagataaaaaattaaaatacaatgctcttcaatacaatacaataataaggtcaaacaacaacatcactaccaggaatcccatacccctcccttatattgcCCTCTCATAgccatttagctttgatatattgcctttgttacatttaatggaagcatacattaaccatagactccagttggcattgattatattttttccccaatgccatccctttttcaacaccttgccaggttgatattcatttgttctcccacatataaaaatatttttatatttgtacatttagtcaccatcattgaccactctagttttcactaagttatacagtcccagtctttattgtgtatctttccttctggtgtcatacatgcccctagccctctttcaactttactcacaagtatctttgttcggtgtactaacaatattgtgttaccatcacgcAGTGTCTTGCTATCTACCTGTGGATATGTACAATCaattctgctgaacattctgtagtcctttggcatcaaatgcctggtctctaccctctttctatcttctggtagcctgtattgtcagcttttaactctcaaagtttgttcattaatgttagttcatatgaGTTGGACCATGCAGTAtctgtacttttgtttctggctaacttcactcaatataaatgtcctcaaggttcatccaccttattatatgttccatgtctttgttctgtcttatggctgcataatattccatcatgtgtataaaccacagtttgtttatccactcatctatagatggacatttgggctgtttccatctcttggcaatcgtgaataatgctgcaataaacattggtttacaaatgtccatttgtgtcttaactttcagttcctctgagcatatacctagcaatggaatggcttggtcatacggcaaatctgtgcttagcttcctgaggaaactccacattgtcttccagagtggttgcaccattctgtcccaccaacaatgaataagtgtgcctctttctccacatcctctccagcacttctagatttctgttttttggataatgggcattctggtaggtgtgagataatatctcatggtggttttgatttgcatttcctaataaccagtgaagttgagcattttttcatgtttttgcaccatttgtatttcctcttcaaaaaggTGTCtatgtcttttatccatttttagattggattgcttgtctttcttttgttgagttgtaggatccctttatatattcaggataaaaAACCTGCATCtgatctgtggtttccaaatatcatctcccattatgtaggctgcctttatacttttctgacaaagtcctttgatgcacaaaagtgtttaatttttaggGGATCCagtattacttagggttctcttgggaaacagaatcaacaagagatatctatgaatgtaagattaataaaagtgtctcatgcaactgtgactatgcatgagtccaaattctgtagggcaggcagcagattggcaactccaatgaagatgtttgattaGCTCCTCAGACAGTGAAACAGCAACTTCAacaaacgtgtttgatgaactcctcaggaaacgaactggcaacttggatgaactgcttaggaaatgcttcactggtcggctgaagaagaagtgaaggtcctcaaTCTGTCTCactaaaaagtcttcaactgattgaattaaatccagcaaattgcattctctcattgtggaagacatgcccttcattgacgtaatcagtcacagctgcagccaattgactgatgatttaataaaccagccttctggtttattaaacagccacaaatgtccttgcagcaacaggccagtgcttgcttgatcagacacctgggtaccattacctggccaagttgacacatgaacctaaccatcacagtccaccccttgtcaacttggcagttatacacatcacctgaaatcatactttatttttaagtagagaacaataacagacatatattttgcctaacaatattctGCTGTCATTCGtgcaactggaaacacactaaatttcTCCAcaatagggtacaagtccttaGGGGAcgttaactcttaaaattgatttcctttaacttaaatactgcaaaatgaacaatacagcttatgtcatataggggaataagacagagaagaaatcaaagatatttgttttacagacaaacacaaacatactcataacaaaacaaggaggaaatattcatgccatcatagtcctcgtttctgtaactggtcacatggccatagttcatatttattactaacttcttccactacccattccatgttccctttaccttcagcaagcacttcagctgcccatggttctttgcctggtggggtgagccaaaccttcattcctgaagtttcttggccattggtagtcctgtctgGAGTGGGTTGTTGCATTTTTCCATtggctttaatcacagggcatggtagtactaagagaaaccctaggggatctcttgtaatccaggaaaactcttctttacctccattgtgtagttgcagtgctatttccccttgagagTAAGGaacaatcaccccagccagtacagtaatccccatccttgcctgttgattcagaggcataagaagctcaaagtggccaggtggcagtcttaacttccagttcaatggaattattgctgtgtttcctggggaatgcactcctccttttggaacaaaaacttgtagaccagcagagcttaaggctgcagggacaggaagcaaatattttcctagtggatcactaggagtggtagtgagtggtgccactcctgtttccaccccttgattcctggacccatgaatcctggctatgggagaaacagcaccagagtggacactgattcagagcatacacagcctcctggagaacaccgcctagttggtgccataattgagtcttcaaaaggccattccatcattctatcaaaccagctgcctctggatgatggggaatatggtaagaccagagaattccacgAGCATGTGgaattccctcacttcatttgctgtgaagtggtttccttggtctgaagcaatgctgtgtggaataccatgatggtggataagacattctgtaagtccatggatggtagttttggcagaagcattttgtgcagggaaggcaaacccatatccagagtatgtgtctattccagtaagaacaaatcactgccccttccatgatggaactggtccaatgtaatcaacctgccactaggtagcaggctgatcaccatggggaatggtgccatatcaggaactgagtgtgggtctctgctgctggcagattgggcactcagcagtgtcTGTGGCCAGGTCAGTGTTGTtgagtagaagtccatgttgctgagtccatACATAATCTCCATCTGTATCACCAtgtccactttgttcatgagcccattgggcaatgacatgagtggctggggaaggaggctgattggtatccaccaaatgggtcattttatccacatggttattaaaatctgctgaagtcaccctctggtgagcattcacatgggacacaaatatcttcatgttttttgcccactcagaaagatctatccacatacctcttccccagacttctttgtcaccaatcttccaatcatgttccttccaagaccctgaccatccagccaaaccattagcaacagcccatgaatcagtatacaaatgcacctctgaccagttctccttccaagcaaggTAAACAaacaggtgcactgctcgaagttctgcccactgggagaatttcccctcaccactgtcctccatggacatcccagaaaggcgctgcagtgctgcagctgtccacttccaaatggtgcctgcatattgtgcagaaccatctgtaaaacaggcccgagttttctcttcctcagtcaactgattgtaaggaactacccaagatgccatagctgtgagcagggaaagagaaggtaaggtggcaggagtgggtgCCATGGACATtttggccacttcctcatgtaacttacttgtgccttcaggacccacttgagctctatccatatatatcatttccattttatgatggagtgctgttgtgcatgcccaactttatggcttggagggtcagacaacacccagttcatgataggtaacgcaggtctcatggtaacttggtggcctatggttaagcattctgtctctactaaggcccagtagcaggccaacagctgtttgtcaaatggagagtagttatctgcagaggatggtaaagctttactccaaaatcctaagg
Above is a window of Choloepus didactylus isolate mChoDid1 chromosome 8, mChoDid1.pri, whole genome shotgun sequence DNA encoding:
- the CLEC4A gene encoding C-type lectin domain family 4 member A isoform X3, whose amino-acid sequence is MASEVMYAELNFENESKSSGTNSEPLSAPNKKTSSHKSNPSFPKLFLASLLILVLLLAISFFIAFIKETWSCCPKNWSSHNSNCYFISTTSATWDKSEKICSEEGAHLLVINTKEEQDFIIQKLNKNSAYYVGLSHPEGKDQWQWVDQTPYNESVVFWHQGEPSNLAERCVLLLFRFTSRKWGWNDVFCNDPQHLICKMKKIYL
- the CLEC4A gene encoding C-type lectin domain family 4 member A isoform X1, encoding MASEVMYAELNFENESKSSGTNSEPLSAPNKKTSSHKSNPSFPKLFLASLLILVLLLAISFFIAFIIFFQRYSQLKEKKTLKEPIPRFVECERSNRTTEEETWSCCPKNWSSHNSNCYFISTTSATWDKSEKICSEEGAHLLVINTKEEQDFIIQKLNKNSAYYVGLSHPEGKDQWQWVDQTPYNESVVFWHQGEPSNLAERCVLLLFRFTSRKWGWNDVFCNDPQHLICKMKKIYL
- the CLEC4A gene encoding C-type lectin domain family 4 member A isoform X2 encodes the protein MASEVMYAELNFENESKSSGTNSEPLSAPNKKTSSHKSNPSFPKLFLASLLILVLLLAISFFIAFIIFFQRYSQLKEKKTLKEPIPRFVECERSNRTTEEETWSCCPKNWSSHNSNCYFISTTSATWDKSEKICSEEGAHLLVINTKEEQDFIIQKLNKNSAYYVGLSHPEGKDQWQWVDQTPYNESVVFWHQDGPNIETWVNNSVFANMETISSVHLLKDEIMTQEQKK